Proteins encoded in a region of the Watersipora subatra chromosome 5, tzWatSuba1.1, whole genome shotgun sequence genome:
- the LOC137397583 gene encoding myb-like protein D — MHSIRNYRPSEEGSQHSLLSMIVSYHREIYDGNDGNDDDASYDDDGEEDNKIAIVRMLMDKDGDWDNGDDDDDGDDGDDENNGNSDEHDDGNNDDGNNDIGNNDNDDGHNDSHNNGHDNSNDDVDNNDDGKNYGYNNEYDNGHDDDDDDNNDDSNNGDDEN; from the exons ATGCACAGCATAAGAAATTACCGGCCCTCAGAAGAGGGCAGTCAACACTCCTTACTGTCCATGATAGTATCTTATCACCGTGAGATATATGATGGCAATGATGGCAATGATGATGATGCCAGTTATGATGATGATGGTGAGGAAGATAACAAAATAGCGATAGTGAGGATGCTGATG GACAAGGATGGCGATTGGGATAACGgggatgatgatgatgatggtgATGATGGTGATGATGAAAACAACGGCAATAGCGATGAGCATGATGATGGTAACAATGATGATGGCAACAATGACATTGGCAACAATGACAATGACGATGGCCACAATGACAGCCACAATAATGGTCATGACAACAGCAATGACGATGTTGACAACAATGATGATGGCAAAAATTATGGTTATAATAATGAATATGACAACGGCCATGACgacgatgatgatgataataatgatgatagtAATAATGGTGATGATGAAAATTAG